In a genomic window of Chaetodon trifascialis isolate fChaTrf1 chromosome 8, fChaTrf1.hap1, whole genome shotgun sequence:
- the fitm2 gene encoding acyl-coenzyme A diphosphatase FITM2, whose translation MATLDVIVDKLVELWKIPAVRQRFPWIFLVISFVGSVLQYLELVPQTYFSSSKNALNVYFVKLSWGWNLLLLTPFLVLSYSSSTRSRYFLGRRLLSLVVATAIWYFCTETFFYIEDVTGSCFETDAMDVIKKEFTSKASCRRAGFHWLGYDISGHSFILAYSALLIVEETAHMASLKRASLSALPRMLLNLLYLALNLILIIWVWMFTCTSVYFHDVHQKLLGTICGLLGWHLTYRVWYLNPLSPGLPPQPHRVGQKQHA comes from the exons ATGGCGACGTTGGATGTCATTGTGGACAAGTTGGTCGAACTCTGGAAGATACCGGCCGTCCGGCAGCGCTTCCCCTGGATATTTCTGGTGATTTCCTTCGTGGGGTCAGTCCTTCAGTACCTGGAGCTCGTCCCGCAGAcatatttcagcagcagcaaaaatgCCCTGAATGT GTATTTTGTCAAATTGTCCTGGGGCTGgaatttgctgctgctgacgcCCTTCCTCGTCCTCTCCTACTCCTCCTCAACCAGGAGTCGGTACTTTCTCGGCCGGCGGCTGCTGTCTCTGGTGGTGGCGACCGCCATCTGGTACTTCTGCACCGAGACGTTCTTCTACATCGAGGACGTGACCGGCTCGTGTTTTGAAACCGACGCCATGGATGTTATCAAGAAGGAGTTCACCTCCAAAGCCAGCTGCAGGCGTGCCGGCTTCCACTGGCTCGGCTACGACATCTCAGGGCACTCCTTCATCCTGGCCTACTCGGCTCTCCTCATCGTGGAGGAAACGGCACACATGGCGTCCCTGAAGAGAGccagtctctctgctctgcccaGGATGCTCCTCAACCTGCTGTACTTGGCATTGAATCTCATATTGATCATTTGGGTGTGGATGTTTACCTGCACCTCTGTTTACTTCCATGACGTGCATCAGAAGTTGCTCGGGACCATATGTGGCCTGTTGGGGTGGCATCTGACATACCGAGTTTGGTATCTGAATCCTTTGTCGCCGGGACTCCCCCCTCAGCCTCACAGAGTAGGACAGAAACAGCACGCCTAA